One Sphingopyxis macrogoltabida genomic region harbors:
- a CDS encoding universal stress protein has protein sequence MRTYLVVIDDSPEATLALRFAARRAARTGGGVMVLAIVAPQDFVAFGGVQATIEAEAREHAEELVAAAADAVVQEANVTPQIMVKSGKPAEVVREVIGANEEIAALVLATASSGAPGPLVAHFTGQDAGTLPCPVMLVPGGIDISRLDALS, from the coding sequence ATGCGGACGTATCTGGTGGTGATCGACGACAGCCCCGAAGCGACGCTGGCACTGCGCTTTGCGGCCCGGCGCGCGGCGCGGACGGGCGGCGGCGTGATGGTGCTCGCCATCGTCGCCCCGCAGGACTTCGTGGCTTTCGGCGGCGTCCAGGCGACAATCGAGGCCGAAGCGCGCGAACATGCCGAGGAACTGGTCGCGGCGGCGGCCGACGCGGTGGTGCAGGAAGCGAATGTCACGCCGCAGATCATGGTCAAATCGGGCAAGCCCGCCGAGGTGGTGCGCGAGGTGATCGGCGCGAACGAGGAGATTGCGGCACTGGTGCTTGCGACGGCGTCGTCAGGCGCGCCGGGACCCTTGGTCGCGCATTTCACCGGACAGGATGCGGGCACGCTCCCCTGTCCGGTGATGCTGGTCCCGGGCGGCATCGACATCAGCCGCCTCGATGCGCTGAGCTAG
- a CDS encoding class I SAM-dependent methyltransferase has product MQPIHSYSPTRRSATDAPAVVDKAMDAQFRAQAEQMGLDPDDRWVGGYVGVEWQGVRHLIEAYAGDVDGAALLEFGCNYAASSIVAATLGASVTAIDVDAGAVSLARLNCARYGVADRIDLRHFPDTRHLPFADASFDIILCISVLEYVAPDHLPAVLAEIDRVLKPGGLIIVSGTASRLAPREVHSGRWLVNYWPRAIDRWLLRREPMQRGVNPLPILRAFRRYTNIDLEDRGQSWCRARTAMGQSPAKLRLARALASLTCPFGLSIGMGGSSFSATWRKPI; this is encoded by the coding sequence ATGCAACCGATCCATAGCTATTCCCCCACGCGCCGTTCCGCCACCGATGCGCCCGCCGTCGTCGACAAGGCGATGGATGCGCAGTTTCGCGCGCAGGCCGAACAGATGGGCCTCGATCCCGACGACCGCTGGGTCGGCGGCTATGTCGGCGTCGAATGGCAAGGCGTGCGGCACCTGATCGAAGCCTATGCGGGAGACGTCGACGGCGCCGCGCTGCTTGAGTTCGGGTGCAATTATGCGGCCAGTTCGATCGTCGCCGCGACGCTCGGGGCAAGCGTCACCGCCATCGATGTCGACGCCGGCGCCGTCTCCCTCGCGCGGCTAAACTGCGCGCGCTATGGCGTCGCCGACCGCATCGACCTGCGCCACTTTCCCGACACGCGCCACCTGCCCTTCGCCGACGCCAGCTTCGACATCATCCTGTGCATCAGCGTGCTCGAATATGTCGCACCCGATCATCTGCCGGCGGTGCTGGCCGAGATCGACCGAGTGCTGAAACCCGGCGGCCTCATCATCGTGTCGGGCACCGCCAGCCGGCTGGCCCCGCGCGAGGTGCATTCGGGGCGCTGGCTGGTCAATTACTGGCCGCGCGCTATCGACCGCTGGCTCCTACGCCGCGAACCGATGCAGCGCGGCGTCAACCCGCTACCGATCCTCCGCGCGTTCCGCCGCTATACCAACATCGATCTGGAAGACCGCGGGCAAAGCTGGTGCCGCGCCCGCACCGCGATGGGCCAGTCGCCCGCGAAGCTGCGCCTCGCCCGCGCACTCGCCAGCCTGACCTGCCCGTTCGGCCTGTCGATCGGCATGGGCGGATCGAGCTTCAGCGCGACGTGGCGCAAGCCGATTTGA
- a CDS encoding pyruvate dehydrogenase complex dihydrolipoamide acetyltransferase, producing the protein MPIELKMPALSPTMEEGTLAKWLVKEGDEVKSGDLLAEIETDKATMEFEAVDEGVISQILVAEGTDNVKVGTVIAVIAGEGEDAGAAKAAPAPAAAAAPAPAEPKAEKPAPAKDVAPAEAGAAPVSAPTPAVPASAGTTKGGDRIKASPLAKRLAAEQGIDLKALTGTGPGGRIVKADLEGAPACAVAPAAAPAPVAPAAAAAPAAAGPIPDFGIPHEDEKLSGMRKTIARRLTESMQQSPHIYLTVDIRLDALLKLRGELNASLESRGVKLSVNDMLIKALAIALERVPACNVSFGGDVMRHYKRADISVAVSIPGGLITPIIVDAGGKSMSKISTEMSDLAAKAKEGKLQPAEYQGGTASISNMGMMGIKQFTAVINPPQAMIMAIGAGEKRPYIVDDALSVATVMTATGSFDHRAIDGADGALLMKTFKELVESPLGLVA; encoded by the coding sequence ATGCCGATCGAACTCAAAATGCCCGCCCTTTCGCCGACCATGGAGGAGGGGACCCTTGCCAAATGGCTGGTGAAGGAAGGGGATGAGGTCAAATCGGGCGACCTGCTCGCCGAGATCGAAACCGACAAGGCGACGATGGAGTTCGAAGCGGTCGACGAAGGCGTGATCAGCCAGATCCTCGTCGCCGAGGGCACCGACAATGTGAAAGTCGGAACGGTGATCGCCGTGATCGCGGGCGAGGGTGAAGATGCGGGTGCCGCCAAGGCTGCTCCTGCACCGGCAGCGGCGGCCGCACCGGCTCCCGCCGAACCGAAGGCCGAGAAGCCTGCGCCGGCCAAAGACGTCGCCCCAGCGGAAGCTGGGGCCGCTCCCGTGAGCGCGCCGACGCCAGCGGTCCCAGCTTCCGCTGGGACGACGAAAGGTGGCGACCGCATCAAGGCGAGCCCGCTCGCGAAGCGCCTTGCCGCCGAGCAGGGCATCGACCTCAAGGCGTTGACCGGCACCGGCCCCGGCGGCCGCATCGTCAAGGCCGATCTTGAGGGCGCTCCTGCATGTGCCGTTGCACCCGCCGCCGCGCCGGCTCCTGTGGCTCCGGCAGCGGCGGCCGCACCCGCTGCCGCGGGCCCGATCCCCGATTTCGGCATCCCGCACGAGGACGAAAAGCTCAGCGGCATGCGCAAGACGATCGCGCGCCGCCTGACCGAATCGATGCAACAATCGCCGCACATCTATCTGACCGTCGACATCCGCCTCGATGCGCTGCTCAAGCTGCGCGGCGAGCTCAACGCCAGCCTCGAAAGCCGCGGCGTCAAGCTCAGCGTCAACGACATGCTGATCAAGGCGCTCGCGATCGCGCTCGAACGCGTGCCCGCTTGCAACGTCAGCTTCGGCGGCGACGTGATGCGCCACTACAAGCGCGCCGACATCTCGGTCGCAGTCAGCATCCCGGGCGGCCTGATCACCCCGATCATCGTCGACGCGGGCGGCAAGTCGATGTCGAAAATCTCGACCGAAATGTCCGACCTCGCCGCGAAGGCGAAGGAAGGCAAGCTGCAGCCCGCCGAATATCAGGGCGGCACCGCCAGCATCTCCAACATGGGGATGATGGGGATCAAGCAGTTCACCGCGGTGATCAACCCGCCGCAGGCGATGATCATGGCGATCGGCGCGGGCGAGAAGCGGCCGTACATCGTCGACGATGCCCTGTCGGTCGCAACCGTGATGACCGCGACGGGCAGTTTCGACCACCGCGCCATCGACGGCGCCGACGGCGCGCTGCTCATGAAGACCTTCAAGGAACTGGTGGAAAGCCCGCTGGGGCTGGTCGCCTGA
- a CDS encoding ribonuclease R family protein codes for MPRKIQAGLPTRDQIMRFIADSPGAVGKREIAKHFGLHGADKVALKALLKDMTDEGLVDLAPGRAFHKHGGLPRVTVLRVAAIEGSTVWAVPDRWEAAGPAPRLRVMEQGRKGALGVGDRILARTEERGSGHVAHPMKRLQASAEMVIGVLVEDMGPGGKPMIWLRPADKRARYDFAVADKGDADIGDLVRAELTGRGPAIKAKVIDRIGDPFAPRSLSMIAIARHEIPHVFGPETLAEAEKAAKLPLTPDGREDLRDLPIVAIDPIDARDHDDAVWAVPDEDPGNKGGFRAIVAIADVSYYVRPDGALDREARRRGNSVYFPDQVVPMLPETLSAGVCSLKAGQDRAAMACHLVIDKHGKVTSWRFTRALVRLRANIAYEHAQAAYDADEPREGWDADVLPALRNLWASWTLLAKARAARDPLDLELPERQVILDEQGGIAEIRVRDRLDAHRLIEDYMIAANVAAAKALEAKKSPVMYRIHEPPSREKLVSLKDYLETFERSFALGQVITPAVFNRLIDGFSEDDRLPEIMQAILRSQTQAYYGPANAGHFGLALGSYAHFTSPIRRYADLVVHRALVDSYRLEVPGRPKDLPARTGLGEADAKGLSHIGEAISALERRAMEAERETVDRYVAAYLATKTGEIVAARITGVQPFGFFATVDGLGGDGLVPVSTLGSERFFYDEAARTLDSEHGRVSYTVGQRLDLRLLDANPISGALRFELPNAPEGGFRNRPPRRDGVKKAGKHMVGKRGRPANIKHKGRKR; via the coding sequence ATGCCACGCAAAATCCAGGCCGGACTCCCGACACGGGACCAGATCATGCGCTTCATCGCCGACAGCCCCGGCGCGGTCGGCAAGCGCGAGATCGCCAAGCATTTCGGTCTCCACGGCGCCGACAAGGTCGCGCTGAAGGCTTTGCTCAAGGACATGACCGACGAGGGGCTCGTCGATCTGGCGCCCGGGCGTGCCTTTCACAAGCATGGCGGCCTGCCGCGCGTCACCGTGCTGCGCGTTGCGGCGATCGAGGGCAGCACCGTTTGGGCGGTTCCCGACCGCTGGGAGGCCGCGGGCCCGGCGCCGCGCCTCCGCGTGATGGAGCAGGGACGGAAAGGCGCACTCGGGGTCGGCGACCGTATCCTCGCCCGCACCGAGGAACGCGGCAGCGGCCATGTCGCGCATCCGATGAAACGGCTCCAGGCGAGCGCCGAGATGGTGATCGGGGTGCTCGTCGAGGATATGGGGCCGGGCGGCAAGCCGATGATCTGGCTGCGCCCCGCCGACAAGCGCGCGCGTTACGACTTTGCCGTCGCGGACAAGGGCGATGCCGATATCGGCGATCTCGTCCGCGCCGAACTGACCGGGCGTGGGCCGGCGATCAAAGCGAAGGTCATCGACCGCATCGGCGATCCCTTTGCGCCAAGGTCGCTCAGCATGATCGCGATCGCACGGCACGAGATACCGCATGTCTTCGGTCCCGAAACCCTCGCCGAGGCTGAAAAGGCGGCAAAGCTGCCGCTCACTCCGGACGGGCGCGAGGATCTGCGCGATCTGCCGATCGTCGCCATCGATCCCATCGATGCGCGCGACCATGACGATGCCGTCTGGGCGGTTCCCGACGAAGATCCGGGCAACAAAGGCGGTTTTCGCGCGATCGTCGCGATTGCCGACGTCAGCTATTATGTCCGGCCCGACGGCGCGCTCGATCGCGAAGCGCGGCGACGCGGCAACAGCGTCTATTTTCCAGACCAAGTCGTCCCGATGCTGCCCGAGACATTGTCGGCGGGCGTCTGCTCGCTGAAAGCCGGGCAGGATCGCGCCGCGATGGCGTGCCATCTCGTGATCGACAAGCATGGCAAGGTGACGTCGTGGCGTTTCACACGCGCGCTGGTCCGGTTGCGCGCCAACATTGCCTATGAACATGCGCAGGCGGCCTATGACGCCGACGAGCCCCGCGAGGGGTGGGATGCCGACGTCCTGCCGGCGCTCCGCAACCTCTGGGCAAGCTGGACGCTGCTCGCAAAAGCGCGCGCGGCGCGCGACCCGCTCGACCTCGAATTGCCCGAGCGTCAGGTGATCCTAGACGAACAGGGCGGCATCGCGGAAATCCGGGTTCGCGATCGCCTCGACGCGCACCGGCTGATCGAGGATTACATGATCGCGGCCAATGTCGCGGCGGCAAAGGCGCTCGAAGCGAAGAAGTCACCAGTGATGTACCGCATCCACGAGCCGCCGAGCCGCGAGAAGCTCGTCAGCCTGAAGGACTATCTCGAAACCTTCGAACGGAGCTTCGCGCTCGGGCAGGTCATCACCCCGGCAGTGTTCAACCGCCTGATCGACGGCTTTTCCGAAGACGATCGGCTGCCCGAAATCATGCAGGCGATTTTGCGCAGCCAGACGCAGGCCTATTATGGCCCCGCCAACGCCGGCCATTTCGGCCTCGCGCTCGGCAGCTATGCGCATTTCACCTCACCGATCCGCCGTTACGCCGACCTGGTCGTCCATCGCGCACTCGTCGATAGCTATCGCCTCGAAGTGCCCGGCAGGCCGAAGGACCTGCCCGCGCGCACCGGCCTTGGCGAGGCGGACGCCAAGGGCTTGTCGCACATCGGCGAAGCGATCAGCGCGCTCGAACGCCGCGCGATGGAGGCCGAGCGCGAGACTGTCGACCGTTATGTTGCCGCCTATCTGGCAACCAAGACCGGCGAGATCGTCGCGGCGCGGATCACCGGCGTCCAGCCGTTCGGCTTTTTTGCAACGGTCGACGGGCTCGGCGGCGACGGGCTGGTGCCGGTGTCGACGCTCGGCAGCGAGCGCTTTTTCTATGACGAGGCGGCTCGGACGCTCGACAGCGAGCATGGGCGGGTGAGCTATACGGTCGGCCAGCGGCTCGATCTGCGGTTGCTTGATGCCAACCCGATCAGCGGCGCGCTGCGCTTCGAACTGCCCAATGCGCCCGAGGGCGGTTTTCGCAATCGACCGCCGCGCCGCGACGGGGTGAAGAAGGCCGGCAAGCATATGGTCGGCAAACGCGGGCGTCCGGCGAATATCAAGCACAAGGGGCGGAAGCGCTGA
- a CDS encoding aminoacyl--tRNA ligase-related protein, translating into MIKHALSVTRQADFAAWYQDVIAEADLAEESGVRGCMVIKPWGYGIWERIQTIMDAGIKDMGVQNCYFPLFIPLSFFEKEADHVDGFAKEMAVVTHHRLIGDGKGKLIPDPEAKLEEPLIVRPTSETVIGGAMSRWVQSWRDLPLRVNQWANVVRWEMRTRMFLRTAEFLWQEGHSAHDSKEDALAETMRALELYRTVAEEALALPVIAGEKPENERFPGAAATYSIEAMMQDGKALQAGTSHYLGTGFAEAANIRFQDKDGGHSLCHTVSWGFSTRTIGAVIMTHGDDDGLRCPPRIAPHQIVIVPMLRDNDEDAAILDYCASLEKELKALDAFREPVRVLLDANANKAQTKRWGWVKKGAPIILEIGPRDVAGGNVAVIRRDRLYKDDGKLNSAFVPRGEFVAAAVATLGEIQDNLYAEAKERLHANIRRDVTDLKAHFAGDDKFVGWVEVQWSRPTGAVLDGIVEQLKALKLTMRNTPLDAVPADGACFFTGEPAVERVLIGRTY; encoded by the coding sequence ATGATCAAGCATGCGCTCAGCGTAACCCGGCAGGCCGACTTCGCGGCCTGGTATCAGGACGTCATTGCCGAAGCCGACCTCGCCGAGGAATCGGGGGTGCGCGGCTGCATGGTGATCAAGCCGTGGGGCTATGGCATCTGGGAACGCATCCAGACGATCATGGACGCGGGCATCAAGGACATGGGCGTCCAGAACTGCTATTTCCCGCTGTTCATCCCGCTGTCCTTTTTCGAGAAGGAGGCCGACCATGTCGACGGCTTCGCTAAGGAAATGGCGGTCGTCACGCATCACCGGCTGATCGGAGACGGGAAGGGCAAGCTGATCCCCGACCCCGAAGCAAAGCTCGAAGAGCCGCTGATCGTCCGCCCGACGTCGGAGACCGTCATCGGCGGCGCAATGAGCCGCTGGGTTCAGTCGTGGCGCGACCTGCCGCTGCGCGTCAACCAGTGGGCGAATGTCGTGCGCTGGGAAATGCGCACCCGCATGTTCCTGCGCACCGCCGAGTTCCTGTGGCAGGAGGGGCATAGCGCGCACGACAGCAAGGAAGATGCGCTTGCCGAGACGATGCGTGCGCTCGAACTGTACCGCACCGTCGCCGAAGAGGCGCTCGCGCTGCCGGTGATCGCCGGCGAGAAGCCCGAGAACGAGCGCTTCCCTGGCGCCGCGGCGACCTATTCGATCGAAGCGATGATGCAGGATGGCAAGGCGCTGCAGGCCGGCACCTCGCACTATCTCGGCACCGGTTTCGCCGAAGCAGCGAACATCCGTTTCCAGGACAAGGACGGCGGTCACAGCCTTTGCCACACCGTGAGCTGGGGCTTCTCGACGCGGACGATCGGCGCGGTGATCATGACGCATGGCGACGACGACGGCCTGCGCTGTCCGCCGCGGATCGCGCCGCACCAGATCGTCATCGTGCCGATGCTGCGTGACAATGACGAGGATGCGGCGATCCTCGATTATTGCGCGTCGCTCGAAAAGGAACTGAAGGCGCTCGACGCCTTCCGCGAGCCGGTGCGCGTGCTGCTCGACGCCAATGCCAACAAGGCGCAGACCAAGCGCTGGGGCTGGGTCAAGAAGGGCGCACCGATCATCCTCGAAATCGGCCCGCGCGACGTCGCCGGCGGCAATGTCGCGGTGATCCGCCGCGACCGCCTCTATAAGGACGATGGCAAGCTCAACAGCGCGTTCGTTCCGCGCGGCGAGTTCGTCGCGGCTGCCGTCGCGACGCTCGGCGAGATTCAGGACAATCTCTATGCCGAAGCGAAGGAACGGCTGCACGCCAACATCCGCCGCGACGTGACCGACCTGAAAGCGCATTTCGCCGGCGACGACAAATTCGTCGGCTGGGTCGAGGTGCAATGGTCGCGGCCGACCGGCGCGGTGCTCGACGGGATCGTCGAGCAGTTGAAGGCACTGAAGCTGACGATGCGCAACACGCCGCTCGACGCGGTGCCCGCCGACGGGGCTTGCTTCTTCACCGGTGAACCGGCGGTGGAGCGGGTGCTGATTGGGCGTACCTACTGA
- a CDS encoding helix-turn-helix domain-containing protein, whose product MQVATLGEQLREWRTRRRMSQMDLALDTEISTRHLSFIETGRSKPSAQMLARIADCLEVPHRARNALLLAAGYAPDYQERALDSAEMAGMRAIVEHVLKGHEPYPALAVDRHWNMVAANAAVGVLIGQVSPNLLAPPVNVLRLALHPEGLAPQIANYAMWRAHILHRLDLQIEASADPALASLRDEIAGYAVEANDNAAGPVSSIAVPLALETPAGRISFVSTVTIFGTPVDITLSELAIEAFFPADAESAALLRELAGD is encoded by the coding sequence ATGCAAGTCGCGACGCTGGGCGAACAATTGCGCGAATGGCGCACCCGCCGCCGGATGAGTCAGATGGACCTCGCGCTCGATACCGAGATTTCGACCCGCCACCTGAGCTTTATCGAAACGGGTCGGTCGAAGCCGAGCGCGCAGATGCTCGCGCGCATCGCCGATTGCCTCGAGGTGCCGCACCGCGCGCGCAACGCGTTGCTGCTCGCGGCGGGATATGCCCCCGACTATCAAGAACGCGCGCTCGACAGCGCCGAAATGGCGGGGATGCGCGCGATCGTCGAGCATGTGCTGAAGGGGCACGAGCCCTATCCGGCGCTCGCGGTCGACCGGCACTGGAATATGGTCGCTGCGAATGCCGCGGTCGGGGTCCTGATCGGGCAGGTTTCGCCCAACCTCCTCGCGCCACCGGTCAATGTGCTGCGCCTCGCGCTGCATCCCGAAGGCCTCGCACCGCAGATCGCCAATTATGCGATGTGGCGCGCGCATATCCTGCATCGGCTCGACCTCCAGATCGAAGCGAGTGCCGATCCGGCGTTGGCATCGCTGCGCGACGAGATCGCGGGCTATGCGGTCGAGGCCAACGACAATGCCGCCGGGCCGGTGAGCAGCATCGCGGTGCCGCTGGCGCTGGAAACCCCTGCCGGACGCATCTCGTTCGTCTCGACAGTCACGATCTTCGGCACTCCGGTCGACATCACCCTGTCGGAACTAGCGATCGAAGCCTTTTTTCCGGCCGACGCGGAAAGTGCGGCGTTGTTGCGGGAACTGGCGGGGGACTGA
- the phaR gene encoding polyhydroxyalkanoate synthesis repressor PhaR — protein MARSKSAEEGDVVTIKKYANRRLYDTERSCYITLEDLGTMVRDGREFRVVDAKSGDDITHNVLTQIIMDEETRGETLLPVNFLRHLIGLYGDKMQSMVPQYLEASMAAFRKNQQDVRSAFAGALGSNPLAELTRRNMEMFQQAAGAFMPGAAGGKAKDAEIAALKAEVAELKAELAKKK, from the coding sequence ATGGCGAGGTCGAAATCGGCAGAAGAGGGCGACGTCGTCACGATCAAGAAATACGCCAACCGGCGCCTCTATGATACCGAGCGTAGCTGTTACATCACGCTCGAGGATCTCGGCACGATGGTTCGCGACGGCCGCGAGTTTCGCGTCGTCGATGCGAAAAGCGGCGACGATATTACGCACAACGTCCTGACCCAGATTATCATGGACGAAGAAACCCGCGGCGAGACGCTGTTGCCGGTCAATTTCCTGCGTCACCTGATCGGCCTCTACGGCGACAAGATGCAGTCGATGGTGCCGCAATATCTCGAAGCATCGATGGCGGCGTTCCGCAAGAACCAGCAGGACGTCCGCTCGGCATTCGCGGGCGCGCTGGGTTCCAACCCGCTCGCCGAACTCACCCGGCGCAACATGGAAATGTTCCAGCAGGCGGCGGGGGCCTTCATGCCGGGCGCGGCCGGCGGCAAGGCCAAGGATGCCGAAATCGCCGCGTTGAAGGCCGAAGTTGCCGAGCTCAAGGCCGAACTCGCGAAAAAGAAATAG